AAACGTTCTAGTCTCAGTAGGGCGGTAGGGTACTAATCTTACCATAtgaattatttttcattttaaatgacTATATGCGGCTGTTTTAATTTCATATCAGTACAGTTTTTTCTTGTTATTATTTGGTAAAGATGGCTATTGGCTCAGTTGTATTATTTTAAAgtaaatctaattttttttgacatttttcctGCTGTTTGTGTTAATTTCATGTAACACGTATTTTACATGATCGACAGAGATTGATGTTGTGGATAATTCTGCTGCTCAGTAGTGTCTAATATTTTAGAGCCAGTACTGGGGTCTGCAGTTTACTAATCCAAGCACTTTTCCTTGTTTGTTGCTGCTTTGGGCACTTCTATCTGGGGTTATATAAATTTATGCAATGCTCATGATGTTTCtcatggaaaaaagaaaagggtgaAAATGTATCTATTTTGCAGCAGAATTTTTGaaggaaaaagtgaaaattTAACTCTTATCTTCTCACAAGTCATGGCATGCTGGGAATATGGGTAACTTTAGTAGACCAGGTCAAAATGTATAACAATTCTTACAAATGAAGCTGGGCTTGTCCTTTTTTGTCCTTCAAGCGGAGATCAAGTGTACATCTAATTTGATATGTTAAATATTTTATATTCTCAGAGCTTACAAGTTTTTGCCTCTGAGGTCTTAAATGTTACTGGAGTTCCCTTTGAAATGCGGAAAATACTGCATGCTGTTGCTCTGGTTTTGGAGTCTTGGATGCTTGGCAATCTTAGAACCAAAATCAACATTTATATTTTCAGAGCTTACAAGTTTTTACCTCTGGGGTCTTAAATGTTACTGGAGTTCCCTTTGAAATGCCAAAAATACTGCATGCTGTTGCTATGGTTTTGGAGTCTTGGATGCTTGGCAATCTTAGAACCAAAATCAACTCACAAGCTTTCGGTGCATAGTTTTTCCATGAACAATTCTGCAAAGCAAGCAATCGTGATGTTTAAGAGATGCTGAACACAAAACTGCAAAAACATGTTGATGCTCAGGTCAGTTCTTTCAAGTCTTTTTTGGGAATGCAACGTTCTTTTATAAGCATTCAAGAATTTTGGACCAAATCCCATATTGTATTCCAATTGACCTCTTGTGTAGCCACTCCCACAAGAAGGTCCATTTTTCTTACCCTCAACTACCTCCCATGATTTCATGCTCGTAATAATGTGTACAATTTCTTGGTCATATTCCTTCAGTTTAGCTCCACTCCACACTGTCAGGGTCAACTTTCCATTTCATAGATGCATTCTCAGCTTCTTTTTCACTCACTCTGTCCTCAAAATGGTTCTTTGGTGCCTTTCTCTGAACAGCTTCGTAACTGATAGAATTTGAAACTGCAAGCTTGGCTTCAGAGGGTATTAACTAGGTTATgtatgttggagaggaaagatcccacattggaaaagtgacaaataaaatataacttataaatggatggatctcacccaattgtaccgaggccttttgtgattaaaaacccaacacctaacgggtggttaagttgggacagtatcggtacaatggtgggccacgggccacgcttgtcgctgtttaacatggtattagagcgggtctctctccaattgcatctccaattgtcatgggcccgaatttgggttccttatattgccatcggaaaattccgattggattgttaccaagtgtccgatgtgggccttggattgttatattggccaagtcttcaatatgagacttgtgtcccaatttccaatgtggaattggattgttaattaatttcacgtgcagacctagagttaggttgcacgtgagggggcgtgttggagaggaaagatcccacattggaaaagtgacaaaagaGAGAGGGTGAATATATATTAGCTAggttatgtatatatataatataggtACACATACATGTACATGTATTTCCTGGCTTgggcttttgttgtttttttctgAAACAGAAGCCTGAATGCTTTATCTCTAGTATAGAAAATATCATATGCTGTGGAAGTGGTTCTTATGGGTTTCATGAAGGACATATAACTGAATGCATTAGGTAGTGACTCTCTCTAATGCTGTTATTtaactttgaagtttgaagttATTAAATCAGTTGAAAGTTTACGCcccatttttattaaaatttgtCAAAGGTGGTATCAAAAGATGTTCTTGCTTGGCTTCATGAAATAAAGGTGTTTTCTTGCCATATGAGGTCCCTTTTTCTTCATAACAGCTTTTAGTCATATTCCAAGTATACGAGGCCTTGAAGAAGCATGaaactttttcaaatttttggtaCTGTTAGTGTAATAGTGTGTAAGAAGGGTGATGCGGGAAGTGTGAACACAATAGTAAGAgactccgtcaagcgtcgaaagccatatgagatgagctagaatccactagcaattacgggcacagccgtaagaaagatagagaaacttctctaatatttgggtttttattgataacttcaattaaaattacaatttaagaggtgccttatatatagggcacataacataaacctaattcaactagaaaacaaaaagaataatttattatagactaaaactagaaaacctaattaaacctcattaaataaaaatcagaaatagaatcctagatactaaagaatattacgcaaatatataattggaatcccaaccaagattttgttcgagaatcccgatatatccaaaatagtaatttatgattaattccatcattaagaagcctatttgaataccaatttcgaatattcaaattattcttcttaatgtgaagacgcttctttcttttccggattctttgttgaaattggctaaaatctcgtcctacatcaaagGGTGGGGAGACAGTTAACTCGTCTCCTTTATCGTTAGGCTTATAGAGATCTTTCACCTCTGCTTTGACATAATATTGGTGCTCATTGTTATGCGGCTTAGACCTAGTTCAATAGTGATTTTGCTCTTTCACTGAAGAAACTGAACTAATTAGACCGGGTAGTGGTCAGAGGTTGGATAATGGTAGAATGATGCCTCCTTTTTGAGCGTAGAAGTTGTTGAAGTGAAATGTAAACTAGTGAGATGTTAAACATCAATTTTGTTACAGTGATATACTTCCCATGTCAAGTTAGAGACATGGAACTCGGATATTATTGAACAAGTCAATTAAGTAAGAAAAGTTAGGTTACTTCTCAGATCAGTTAAAAGAGTTGAGGTTGTGTTTGGGTGTTTATCTGTGCTGTTCTGCTTTCATTTTGGTTTGGTCTCCAATCTACTGTTTACTAGTGGTTTGGTAGTGATTGGTTTGACTAGTAAATGAGCTTGTGATTCAACGAAATCCACAAACAACATTTGTTTGCAGTTTCAACTGAAAATGTATGTGTTTTTCCctcaggattttttttttctttttattcgtGTCTTAATTGGTTGGGCATAGTTCTTGGCTTCTCTATAGGATTTTGCGACATAGAAGGAGGTTTATGAAGAAGTTCTCCACGTTGGTTCCGAATTATGAGCATCCGGTGTTGAACCAGTTAAGCATATCAGTGATTTGGATCTTATGAATTATATCTGTAAACTGTATTCTTAATTTTCTAGTATTTACTTGATCATTTTTGCAGATGTTGGTGTATGGAAATCCAATTTGAGAAGGAAAACTTCACTTGATTTCAAGCCACAGTACAAGCTAAATCGACCAAAATAATTCTTGAAAGCTTAAGCATTGGTTAGTAGTTCCGTACATTTACTGGCTTTGCATATCAACTATATCCGCTAATTTGTCTTATTTGAAATTGTCTATCAAAATAATCTTTACAGTATTTGTTATTGTAGTGCTTCAGTGAGTAGATTAATAATAGTTAAAAGACATTCTCTTCTACTGAGAAATGTTGTATGACTTGTGTCTGCCATTCTTTTGAATTATTCTCATTCTATCTTATTTACTGAGAGTACTGTATATAATTAATAGAAGAAGAAACTTTAGTTAGCATTTAAAGAACGTTAATGATCAAAATGAGCAACAAGATAGGAACATTACATTCTCTTGTAGATAATTAGATAACATTACTTTCTGGTTGTATTGTCTTATCAAACATTACATTATTCTCTTGTAGATAATTAGATATCATTACTTTCTAGTTGAATTGTCTTATCAAAAGTTGCTTTCTTTGTCGACGGAAATCCAGTTTTCTGAGTGTATAAGCATATTTCATTAGTCTGTCATTTTCATTACTTTCTAGTTGTATTGTCTTATCAAAAGTTGCTCTCTTTGTCGATGGAAATCCAGTTTTCTGAGTGTATAAGCATATTTCATTAGTCTGTCATTTGAAATCCAGTCCTCAATTGCATAAGCTTTTCATCAGTTTGTCATTTGGAAATCCGACCCAGTCCTTAAGTATGTAAGGTAATCATtagttttaaatttttgactcgGTCAATTTTAACCTTTCAACAGAATCCAGACTTCGCTTGTAAGTGATCAGGCAGcggtagtttttgtttttacaagGATTATTTATGTGTCAGGCCCCTTTACTTTTCAAAGGGATTAGCATAACTTAGCCTGGTAAGCTTCAATCATTATATAACCTTGAAGCTTATTCTTGTAGTGGAAGATTTTTAAAATGAAAGATGATCTAAGATTAAGACATAATATAGTTTAAAAGCTTTGATTGAACAGGAGTAAATGGACTTCAATAGCATGACTTGGAgacaggggcggatccaggatgTAATCTTGGGGTGGGCTAATCTAAGCTTTGccataagatttttttttttttttcctatcaaTGTTTCTAAGAATTTTGAGactaaattataaaaaaaaaaaactattaataGAAATTGTCGTAACTAAAGAAAAGAATGGAGTAGAAAATTGGgaaagagcaaaaaaaaaaaactaggcaAGAAGATTTTAGTaggaagagaagaaggaagaaaaaaatggggaaggagaaaaacaaaaaacaaaagaagaaaatgatagaacaaccaagaaaacatgcaCAACTGCTGTTGTCTAGACCTGTAAATgaaccggattttgatccggattCACTCCAGATCCGTGACTATTGGATGAGTTTGGATCGAAagttttgatccgttgatccgttaataatccaaatccgttaacccgtttatttaactGATCAAATACGGAtctaggtcgatccgatccgttaataaTCCGGCCcctttttgtaataataaaatattattttttattaatatattatttttaaaagatatataaaatataaaatatgaagaatttctatacaaattttttgcagaaatctaaagGACAGTCTATCACCCAAGATTtcaagaagcattaagaattttgataatgtaattctacttttggtgatacttttcatgttgttttaatattttattaatatcttatgaggtatcatgatattaatttaatattactatttaaaattttcaaatatttgaaattataaccggtcggattagcggatcgggtattCGTTAACCCAGCGGATACGGATTTGAATCGAGCTATCAACGATCCGTCTGGTTAACGGAGCGAGTTTggaacgaattttttttttagtaaacagatttggatttaggtaGATCtgatccatttacaggtctactgTTGACAGGATGCAAACCAAGGTTACTTGGGAAGCAATCAGTTACTTTGCCAACTGAACCAGACATGGTTATGTGGAATCTCGCACTTATAATCGATCATATATTTAAGAAATTTTgggttgggctatagcccaatcAGCCACCTACATAGATCCGCCCCTGCTTGGAAACCAAGGCTAGGTCCGCAGCAGTAGTTGTGCCTCAAgtatctgatatatatatatacagatcctatccagagcggagctccgctttgaaaattaacgtgtgaagttcgagttttgggtcacttttcggtcgcatatccaaaTCTCGACCgttctgtttttaggtactaatgtatagatcatccctgcaaattttcagccaaaatgatggtcgttaaggcattgataattgctttaaagctagtacggtttaggttgacagatttagttcgtccattggtttaagcgagttagataccttaacgatcatcaatttggctgaaaatttgcagagatgatctatacaataTTACCTAAAAAcggaacggtcgagatgtggatatgtgacgtaaaagtgaccaaaaactcgaacttcactcGTTAGtttcaaagtggagctccgctctggataggatccatatatatatatatatatatatatttttacatAATGGCAGTGCTGCagggtgtagacgtcaggggcgGAGCCACGTGGGGACCTAGTGGGTCCCGTGCCTCActgaattttatatatattttttacttTCTGTATATGAAAACAAGTATAAGTTGCCTAGAGTTTGCAAGTTTCATTACCAGCCAATTTGGTGTAGTGGGTAGGCTATGTATGTATTTTTCAACTGGTTTCAGTTGGTCCTAGGTCTGAATCACATGCGTTGGAAAGATtggcttttgaattttttttttcttttttctttttaagagcATTGACACAATTTTCCTTATAGTTTTAAAAGctaaaaataaattatgtctCCATAATTTGTCTAATATCTAAATCTGTATCTATAAAATTTTactaataaaatatgtaattttaagaaaaatattaatcttaccacaattttttattattaaagttttggtatatattttatattttaaattttttaaaacaaaaattctgAGTGCCTCACTTGATACGAAATTTTGACTCCGCCACTTGTAGACGTTGTGGAGGAAGGATGGAGATTGTTTGCACAATTGGAAGCACAATTGTTTAGGTGAAGTCAGTAAGTCTTGGCGTGAGCCAAGATTTATAGAATTATTTCTTCCTCTATATTTATGGTGGCTCAAGGAGAAGATCTGGAATGGTTTGGGATTCTTTGTTGGAGGCTTAATTTGGCATGATGGAAACTGTGTTTTACATTATGATTTTGACGTACAGTTGAAGCTTTAATTGATGCTGCTGCGGCTTGGATGAAGCAATCTGTTAATGTTTTGCAGTCGGCATCCACTTCTCATTGCTGGGTACAAATTTGGGAAGTgaattaaattaacaaaaatggACAAGTCCTTCAAGTctatttctgaaattaaatacTGATGGACCTATCAATCAACTGGTGCACTTGCGCAATGATGAAAGTAACCCGACACCTAACGCTTGTGAAATATTGGATGGCCATTATTCATGTTTACAAGCTGGTTTCGACGTGTCGAAATAGAGTGATTCTCCTAGAGCCCATTTTGTGGCTAGAGGCCTAGAGTTGCTATTGGAATTATGCCTGTGTGGCTCAACTGAATCTCAGTAGATGATCTATGTTCCAATAATAGTGTGGTCCCTCAGTCGTATTGGGACGAGTTTAATGAGATCATTATACGTCTTTTGGATGTGTTTGTTCTTTCTAAATATAAATTCAgctttgataaaaaataaaagtatcgATCTAATTTTCATATTTACCAGAAAGTCCAGTATAGTTTTAGTTTTCACTCATTTTTTCAtcacaacaatttttttaagAGAGACCGAATTGATTTGTGATGATTGTTACAATAGGAAGTAAGGGCATTAAGTAAAATTTCTAGAACATAAATGAACCATGTTATCAACTTGGTCCGTTGAACACCCAAACTATGGATGCAAATTCATTTTAGTCGCTATTATTCGAATTTCATCAACGACACCACTGTATTCACCAATCTGATTCAATTCATCAAACCCCCTTAGTCAATTTGTTAATTTGGCTCGCTAACGTTGGTCAAGAATGGACTATCTTTTATCGACAAGGACTGGCTCAAGTGCATGTTGAAGTGGACtcctgttgttgttgttgttgacatCGCATGAGGTTACAGGAGCAGTGGAATCTACCGCTTTAAATTTTAATAAAGAAATTAAATGCAAGTTGCTCTCATTGAGATTTGAACATGGGGAAAATACTGGTCACACCCTATACTTTTAGGGCGCCGATAGTTTAGTCTCTATTATCttaattttaacaaattacttctcagacattcaaatctcacacaatgtggtccaaaatgaccattttacccctcacttcctcttctctctctctctctctctctctctctctctctctctctctctctctctctctctctctctctctctctctctctctctctctctctctctctctcggctcaGAAAGATTCATATCATCCGCCATCCGCCAGAATTGTGAGATCGGAGAGTTGTGGTTCACTTGTTCCACCACCTTTTGTCATACTAAAAATACAACCCCAACAAACTAGACAAAACAAACATAGCAACCCCAGCATAGGTGAGGCCGAAAACATGACCTGTGTTGCTCTTTTTGGGCTAGCCCACATGAGAATCCATTGACAAACCAAAAATACAAGACACAACACCATTGCTCTCAGGTCCAAACTCATTGATGATACTAGCAACATATAGAATTGTAAAGTACTAAGAATCTCTAGAGTGAGAAGAGTTACCATCAACGGCGATCAACTGTTGCTGAACCTTGAAGCCGGTGGCCACGCAAGCATCGCAAGCGTCGCAAGCAGAGAGATCATTGAGGTCTGGTCTGCAGGAAGAATCGAGTGCAGTGGTGCCATTGAGCTTGGGAAGACTCAATATGGGCACAGATGTTGGGGATGATCACAAACTGTGGTGACGGAGCTTCGGAGGTCTTCTTCGCATGGCGGTAGTGTTGGAATCGGAGATTCAGTCGAGGTCGATAGCGACGACAAACCACAACTCTCCGAGCTCACAATTTCAGCGGACGGTCTGAATCTTCCGGCGCCGTCTTTCTGagcctagagagagagagagagagaaacagacggacatgtaaaaaaaaaaaaaggaagtgaggggtaaaatagtcattttgaatCACATTGCGTGAGATTTGAATGTCTGAGAAgtaatttgttaaaattagAATAGTAGGGACTGAATTATTGATTTCCTAAAAGTACAGggtgtgaccagtaatttctCCTTTGAACATTTACCTGATTGGAATGGATTGACATTAAAAACTGGATTAGGTTTGAAATGATTGGATTAGATTGTAAACCGTACGCTGTGTGCGAAGCACTGGATCATAACAAAGCTGGACTGACAAAGCTAATAAATTCCATTCAATCAAGCAAATACCTCCCAACAAGATTGGTTATCAACCTTAACTTGGGTCTTAATACTATATAATACTATATGGCTAAAAGTTATCCTGACTTAGACCGCATATATTAACCAAATCCTGGAAAACATAGGCTCTCATTTTGAGTTGCTAAAGAGCAAATACAAGATTGAAGGGACCGAACTAGGTGATGCTAATTTCGTCGTATAAAAAGCTTAATTAAGGGCATACCCCTAAAAATTACTTAATTAACCGCATAAACTGAAAATTATGCGTCAGTGCTTCTCCACGAACCCTTTGATCCCTGCAATCAGACGCTCAGTCTCTGCAGCTGTTTCTGGGTCCATGTCCACCGCAATCTTGTTGAGATAGAAGCTGTGCATCATTCCCTTGTTCATCAGAATCTCCACATCCTTGTTCGCCTTCTTCATGGCCTCATAGTACTCCATCTCCGTGTCAATGATCAGGTCCTTCTCCGCAATGCACAGCAGGAACGGCGGCAGCTTCAGGCTCTCCAACGGCGGAGCGCCGGATCCCATCGGACACGTAATCGGATGGTCCTTGGTGGAACCTACAGGCAGTGCCAGCCCCAAGAACTTGTCCACCATGTCGAGCGTAAGAAACGGCGACTGAGGCTGCTCCAGCTCCGACTTGCTCCTCTCCGACCGAACGAACCCTGGGTGGATGGGGATCCCGCCGGCGAGCTTCAGTGGACTTAAGTCTGCACTTCCCGCTTGAGCCGCCACTTGGTGGACGATGTTCCCTCCGGAGCTATCTCCGGTAAGGAAAACTCTGTTGAAATCCGCATAGCTGAGAAGCCATGGCTCTTTTTGTTCCGCTAGGGCGACAGAGCGGAGCCAAAGGAGAGCGGAGTAGCCGTCCTCGATTGCGGCAGGGAGGCGGTGCTCCGGTGCCAGGCGTTGGTAAACGGACACGACAATGGCGTTGGCGGAGCGCGAGAGCTTACTGTATATGTGGTAGTACATGTACGAGTCAGCTTGGGTGATGCAGAAGCCTCCTCCATGGAAATGAAGTATGATGGGGAGCTTTAGTTGCTCGCTGACTTTGTTGTCGTCCTCCTCGTGCTTTGGCTGCTGCTCCGGAAGGTAGATCCGGACGCGGAGGCCGGAGGTTTGGTCGACCAACACGTCCTTAGTGGCCACACCATCGATGAATTCGTCATGGGGCGGGACTGGTTCGGTCATGAACTTGACCTCGGGAGGTCCTGTCCATGTCCGGTCGACTGAGCCGTCATCGTAGACTCTTAGCCAACCGGACACTTCTTGGACAAGCTTCTTGTTCTCACGGACCATGGTGATCGGTGATGATAAATGGGAATATATATTTGTGGTTTGGAGTGTGAGATGGTTTGGTCTAGTTAGGCAGCTACTTATATAGAAATAGAAGTGTGACTATGAGCAAATCTACTGAGCCACcaagaattttctcaaattttaattAGGACTGATAATATGATGTCAGTCCTCTAATGTTATAGTGATTTTGTTCAAGACTTTTCAGACCAAATAAGGTCGAAGTCTTCGAtgttttcttatatatattttggtggaTGACCTCTGTCCATGCCAACATCCTATTTCTATGTTAGCATAATTTATGTGTGAGAAGTATGAATatatttcctctctctctttttatttattaattttttaattttttttatgaatatgAGCAAATTTCCTTTGTACAACCCTAATTTCTCAATACAGAATTACAGATCCCCTTAAACTTTTGTACCTCAAATTATCTAATTCATCCCTGTACtcactacaccaaaatgaaatgataaaataaaaaacctacAGAAGCCCATGGATGTCTAAGATTTAGCTCGTCAGCCTTAGCTTGGCACAATTTCTGTTTAATATTTTCGTATCACTTGGAACTAATTATTGTTAACATGAGCAACTTTGAGAACACTAATTAAGCCTTTCATCTtttgctggaaaaaaaaaatcagcactAAAAGTAGCAAATGAATAAAATGAGCTTGGTAGTTTGGTCTAAACATGGGAAATGGTAAATAATGTTTatggaaaaaaaattgtagtgTGAATGTACGTTCTAaatttgtcataaaaaaaagtatatattaACTTTTCATTTTGGATATGAACAAAATTCTAAAAAGGtttatgaaaaacaaaacaaaacaaaaatctgttgaAGTTGGAATGACTGGTTTAACAAAATGTTAGACATAGAATCTGTTAGAAATTGTTAAAAGCTATTTTATACTTGGTATAGAGAATGACAATATACCAAATATGAAGTATATTGGGTCATATTGCTATAATTATGTATTCATACTATAATATTCATTCaaggtgaatttttttttcttttttctttttttgctaaACCCTGGAAGGAATAATATTgagcagaaaagaagaaggccTCCAGTACTATTATTTAGATTTTTTTCGATGTAAAGTGCTATTATTTAGATTTTATGCATGCAGAGGCGGAAACATCATCCTGCTTTATTCAATTATTCAGTCCTTTTCGTTTTTCAGTACTCATTTTACACATGCACGCGATAATGTCGACGGGTATAATGTTGCGTCGACGGGTCTAATGTTGAGTTGATAAACTGGAAGCTACGGAAAACAGTGAAGAGATCGAGTGTGGCGTCTAGAGCGATCGATGATAGATGATAGATGTTAGTGGGCTGCGCTGCTGCGCGCTTCTGTTGGAGGTGGACCAACCATCTATCAATTTTGTGGTCAGCACCCCGTGATTTTATGGCGTAAGATTTATGGCGCAAGATAAACCAACCAAGCAAAAGAAAACGAAGCTAGAGTTGGTGTCCTCTCGATATCTCTCGTCGGAAGCTACCGGtgtctttcttttccttgtttgTCTGTTTTCTTTTCCAGCACTTGATTTCTTTGCCGCATTTTGGTTTCTTCTCTAGGCTTGCGGCACGCCCGGACTTGAAATTTTGAGGCTTGAggcgaaaaataaaaatgggcctatagttttttttatagaaaagaaaaaaaaccaaaaaaaaatatttacaaaaaaaattgaaaagaaaaataaagacatAACAGAAATGAGATTCGAACCTAGTCTAGGGTAATATAAAGGAAAGGAATGCAATTTGCCAACTAAATCAATCTCATTGTTCGATAAAAGACttacattttatttacttaataattTTTCTAAGGGCTAAagtctgtttagtccctgtactatgCCTCTCTCAATGTTTCAGTCCCTAACATTtcaatttaatctgaaaagtctctGAGGTCTCAATTTCAGTCTAATAGGTCATTTCCGAGGGAAATTATGAATTGGtcttgggtgaaatgtccaatatacccctcagttatttattttttctttttttcctttttaatttattttttcctttttttctttttcctttttaatttcttttttttcttttttctttttcctttttaatttcatttttcctttttttatttttatttttttcctttttccattttaatttcttttttttcttttttctttttctttttcctttttaatttcttttttttctttttcctttttaatttcttttttcctttttttttcatttttcctttttaatttttttttaaaatttttttttcctttttaattttttttcttttttctttttcatttcttttttgctttttaatttctttttttccttttttatttttccttttaaatttcttttttgctatttcttctttttttcttgttcctttttattttttttcctttttaagttcttttttctttttcgttttgcCTACTTTCTActtcctcaacccaccaatcccattccgatcaaactccacaacccataTGTTTCTCAATCAGCTCGAAAATTCACCGCTAaaccactcccctcttgttttcacagcctactt
This portion of the Rosa chinensis cultivar Old Blush chromosome 1, RchiOBHm-V2, whole genome shotgun sequence genome encodes:
- the LOC112182737 gene encoding probable carboxylesterase 15, which encodes MVRENKKLVQEVSGWLRVYDDGSVDRTWTGPPEVKFMTEPVPPHDEFIDGVATKDVLVDQTSGLRVRIYLPEQQPKHEEDDNKVSEQLKLPIILHFHGGGFCITQADSYMYYHIYSKLSRSANAIVVSVYQRLAPEHRLPAAIEDGYSALLWLRSVALAEQKEPWLLSYADFNRVFLTGDSSGGNIVHQVAAQAGSADLSPLKLAGGIPIHPGFVRSERSKSELEQPQSPFLTLDMVDKFLGLALPVGSTKDHPITCPMGSGAPPLESLKLPPFLLCIAEKDLIIDTEMEYYEAMKKANKDVEILMNKGMMHSFYLNKIAVDMDPETAAETERLIAGIKGFVEKH